The proteins below are encoded in one region of Lactuca sativa cultivar Salinas chromosome 3, Lsat_Salinas_v11, whole genome shotgun sequence:
- the LOC111917195 gene encoding histidine kinase 5, producing MVSEMEDDHVEDMEVEVLSSMWPEDIDEAGKKFNVEKPGLHEDMLEDLAFIEEPSIVDFKRLVELTSYSEKGSSQLAYLVKNWEYKQENAVRLLREELENLSKQQHEVQLKKLEIFEQHRFEESYEGDKRPVSVLDGVYEIFQDVPKKRNDVIVEDKRVEIDAEYDTVIYWKQKALHLGKLLEESVQREHILLEKLEESIENLEKQSSPVEELSQILKRADNFLHFVLQNAPVVIGHQDNELRYRFIYNHFPSLREEDIIGKTDVEIFKGGGVKESQDFKREVLEKGLPGKREITFETELFGAKTFLIYVEPVFSKDGEKIGVNYMGMEITDQVKKREKMAKLREEIAVQKAKETELNKTIHITEETMRAKQMLATMSHEIRSPLSGVVSMAEILSTTKLDKDQKQLLGVMLSSGDLVLQLINDILDLSKVESGVMKLEATKFRPREVIKHVLQTAAASLKKMLILEGHVADDVPLEIIGDVLRIRQILTNLISNAIKFTHQGKVEINLYVIADPYPEGQQEPKNINTDDSSIPTKSDLLLNGHEENEPQSHETVVWIRCDIKDTGIGIPETALPNLFKKYMQAGADTARKYGGTGLGLAICKQLVELMGGHLTVSSKEHCGSTFTFILPHKLSHPCDGSDDTDEFGDMADNDESEDEDITCGFFQFKPHTLGSVFSSKDRISVLPENLYSIPSSKVALKEINSMDDDSSCFDTSSEPESCSKCNSENENTASIVVASCSPSSKTDLCDTWEARKDSNRSSECSSSVGNQEDVGNGRSTRKPKILLVEDHMVNVMVARRMMRQLNQDMDVVNNGAEAVRAVQNCPYDLILMDVCMPVMDGLEATRLIRSYEKTGNWDEARKAGVEPEPHDHDHDSPFHNQISRKRIPIVAMTANAMSESGEECFENGMDSFITKPVTLQNLKQCLEQYVE from the exons ATGGTGAGCGAGATGGAGGATGATCATGTTGAAGATATGGAGGTTGAAGTCCTCTCTTCAATGTGGCCTGAAGACATTGATGAAGCTGGAAAAAAGTTCAATGTAGAAAAACCAGGACTCCATGAAGATATGTTAGAGGATCTTGCCTTCATTGAAGAGCCTAGTATAGTTGACTTCAAAAGGTTAGTAGAACTCACAAGTTACAGTGAAAAAGGGTCCTCACAGTTAGCTTACCTTGTAAAAAACTGGGAATATAAACAAGAAAATGCTGTGAGACTTTTGAGGGAAGAGCTTGAAAACTTGAGCAAACAACAACATGAAGTCCAGCTTAAAAAATTAGAAATCTTTGAACAACATCGTTTTGAGGAAAGTTATGAAGGTGATAAACGTCCGGTATCTGTGCTGGATGGAGTTTATGAAATATTTCAAGATGTACCcaagaaaagaaatgatgttaTTGTTGAAGATAAACGGGTAGAAATAGATGCTGAATATGATACAGTTATATATTGGAAGCAAAAGGCATTGCATTTGGGAAAATTGTTGGAAGAAAGTGTTCAGAGAGAGCATATACTTTTGGAAAAGTTGGAGGAAAGCATTGAAAACCTTGAAAAACAATCATCCCCTGTTGAAGAACTGTCCCAGATCTTGAAAAGAGCTGATAATTTTTTACATTTTGTTCTTCAAAATGCACCCGTTGTTATTGGCCATCAG GACAACGAGTTGCGATATCGCTTCATTTATAATCATTTTCCAAGTTTACGAGAAGAG GATATAATCGGGAAAACagatgtagaaatattcaaaGGTGGCGGTGTAAAGGAATCCCAAGACTTCAAAAGAGAAGTTCTTGAAAAAGGATTACCAGGAAAAAGAGAAATAACTTTTGAGACCGAATTATTTGGTGCCAAAACATTTTTAATATATGTTGAACCTGTTTTCAGCAAAGATGGAGAGAAAATTGGTGTAAATTACATGGGCATGGAAATCACTGATCAG GTAAAAAAGAGAGAAAAGATGGCAAAACTTCGGGAGGAAATAGCCGTGCAGAAGGCTAAAGAGACAGAACTTAATAAAACTATTCATATTACAG aGGAAACAATGAGAGCAAAACAAATGTTGGCAACCATGTCGCATGAGATAAGATCTCCATTATCCGGGGTCGTTAGCATGGCAGAGATTTTATCAACTACAAAACTCGATAAGGATCAGAAACAACTCTTGGGTGTTATGTTATCTTCTGGTGATTTAGTTCTTCAACTTATAAATGACATTCTTGACCTTTCCAAAGTCGAGTCAG GAGTTATGAAGCTGGAGGCTACAAAATTCAGGCCTAGAGAAGTAATCAAGCATGTTCTTCAAACTGCAGCTGCATCGTTGAAAAAGATGTTGATTTTGGAAGGACACGTAGCAGATGATGTCCCATTGGAG ATTATTGGTGATGTTCTACGGATTCGACAGATTCTCACCAACTTGATCAG CAATGCTATCAAGTTCACTCACCAAGGGAAGGTTGAGATAAATCTATACGTAATAGCAGATCCATATCCTGAAGgccaacaagaaccgaagaaTATAAACACAGATGACTCATCGATTCCAACAAAAAGCGATCTCCTGTTAAACGGACATGAGGAGAATGAACCTCAATCGCATGAAACAGTAGTCTGGATACGCTGTGATATTAAAGATACAGGAATAGGAATACCAG AAACTGCATTGCCCAATTTATTCAAAAAATACATGCAAGCTGGAGCAGATACGGCTAGGAAATACGGTGGGACTGGATTAGGTTTAGCTATCTGCAAACAATTG GTTGAGCTGATGGGAGGGCATCTGACTGTATCGAGTAAAGAACATTGTGGATCTACATTTACTTTCATTTTACCTCATAAACTTTCACATCCATGTGATGGTTCAGATGATACTGATGAGTTCGGCGACATGGCCGATAACGACGAGTCTGAAGATGAAGACATCACTTGTGGCTTTTTCCAATTCAAGCCACACACGTTAGGCTCCGTGTTCTCTTCTAAAGACAGAATCAGTGTGCTTCCGGAGAATTTGTATTCCATTCCTTCGAGTAAAGTTGCTCTCAAAGAGATTAATTCCATGGATGACGATTCCTCTTGTTTTGATACCTCATCGGAACCTGAAAGTTGTTCGAAATGTAACTCAGAGAATGAAAATACGGCCTCCATAGTCGTTGCTTCATGTTCGCCTTCTTCAAAAACAGATTTATGTGACACATGGGAGGCAAGAAAGGATTCAAATAGAAGCTCAGAGTgtagtagtagtgttggtaaCCAGGAAGACGTTGGCAATGGCAGGTCAACAAGAAAACCTAAAATTCTTCTTGTGGAAGATCATATGGTGAATGTGATGGTGGCAAGGAGGATGATGAGACAGTTGAATCAAGACATGGATGTTGTGAATAATGGAGCTGAAGCTGTTCGTGCTGTTCAGAATTGCCCTTATGATCTCATTCTTATG GATGTATGCATGCCTGTAATGGATGGGCTTGAAGCTACGAGACTGATTCGTTCATATGAAAAAACCGGGAATTGGGATGAAGCAAGGAAGGCTGGAGTGGAACCAGAACCACATGATCATGATCATGATTCTCCTTTTCACAACCAAATATCCAGAAAGAGAATTCCCATCGTTGCA ATGACAGCAAACGCAATGTCGGAAAGTGGAGAAGAGTGTTTTGAGAATGGTATGGATTCATTCATTACAAAGCCTGTTACACTTCAGAACTTAAAACAATGTCTTGAACAGTATGTGGAGTGA
- the LOC111917196 gene encoding protein KAKU4 — MAPGSQAPADVPAGRSGGKILKARRIAARKTPYDRPTPPQPEPPLLQSESPSWLGGLVFPAKFVAGGASKILSSFWNPKTWAAASSSSSSDSDSESEDDSRDDANPSDGAMELNQNQQKDSSSQKGEILHLVEQLLMIERYSREECDKLIEIINSRVVDYAGPSILHSRSNNETQAIIEARKWVAESKVRSGKKSDLDNGLYALKYIMTPQATEEEGSPVEVAKSYMRTRPAWASPLRRDNSLSPSPLTDLFKERTPYSSDAGISFQSTKRDYLSGGSWNIEDEIRKVRSKASEDLLNSHHSSMKHHLQHSLDNDKPNEIVDLTAEGNKKEMRGVSEGNGMENEEGNGVENDNENDEVENNCFLSTESVEVPVNNSQDIFNGEDESLVAKEKADGMAENRMLTRGRGRGRGRGRGRAK; from the exons ATGGCTCCCGGTTCTCAGGCACCCGCAGATGTTCCAGCCGGCAGATCCGGCGGAAAAATCTTGAAAGCGAGGAGAATTGCTGCTAGGAAGACCCCATACGACCGCCCAACTCCGCCTCAGCCTGAGCCTCCACTTCTGCAATCAGAAAGCCCTAGTTGGCTCGGTGGACTTGTTTTTCCGGCTAAGTTTGTTGCTGGTGGTGCTAGCAAAATTTTATCTTCGTTTTGGAACCCCAAGACTTGGGCCGCGgcttcctcctcctcttcttcGGACAGTGATTCCGAATCAG AAGATGATTCTCGAGATGATGCAAACCCTTCTGATGGGGCAATGGAGTTGAATCAGAATCAG CAAAAGGATAGTTCATCTCAGAAGGGGGAAATTTTGCATTTAGTTGAGCAGCTACTTATGATTGAACGATATTCAAG GGAAGAGTGTGATAAGTTAATAGAGATTATCAATTCGCGAGTTGTAGATTATGCAGGACCAAGCATACTTCATAGCAGGAGTAACAATG AGACCCAAGCTATCATAGAAGCAAGAAAGTGGGTTGCAGAGAGTAAAGTTAGATCTGGtaaaaagtcagatttggacaatGGACTTTATGCTCTTAAGTATATTATGACACCACAG GCTACTGAAGAAGAAGGGTCGCCAGTTGAAGTGGCAAAATCATATATGAGAACTCGTCCAGCATGGGCATCTCCTTTAAGACGTgataattcattaagtccatctCCATTGACAGATCTGTTCAAGGAAAGAACACCCTATTCTTCTGATGCTGGAATTTCTTTCCAATCAACAAAG AGGGATTATCTTTCTGGTGGATCATGGAACATTGAGGATGAAATACGCAAAGTGCGATCAAAGGCAAGTGAAGATTTGCTAAACAGCCATCATTCTTCCATGAAACATCATCTACAACATTCCTTGGATAATGACAAGCCGAATGAAATTGTGGACCTGACTGCTGAAG GCAATAAGAAAGAAATGAGGGGTGTTAGTGAAGGGAATGGAATGGAGAATGAAGAGGGGAATGGAGTGGAGAATGATAATGAAAATGATGAGGTGGAAAATAATTGTTTTTTATCGACAGAATCAGTGGAAGTACCAGTTAATAATTCTCAGGACATCTTTAATGGTGAAGACGAAAGTTTGGTTGCAAAAGAAAAGGCAGATGGAATGGCTGAAAACCGAATGCTGACTAGAGGTAGAGGTAGAGGAAGagggagaggaagaggaagagccAAGTGA